Within Sorangiineae bacterium MSr11367, the genomic segment GCTTTTCCACGCGACGCATGGTGGAAATTCATAAGAGAAAGCGGCTCGCATGGCTACCTACCGTCTTCAGAAAATCTTGGCACGGGGCGGACTCGCCTCCCGGAGGAAGGCCGAAGAGCTGATTTCGGCGGGGCGGGTGCGCGTCAATGGCCGCATCGTCACCGAGCTGGGCGCCCAAGCCGACCCGATCCAGGACAAGATCGAGGTCGATGGCAAGCGCGTCATCGCCGAGCCCCTCGTGTACGTGGTGCTGCACAAGCCGCGCGGCGTCGTCTCCACGATGAGCGATCCCGAAGGGCGGCCCACCGTCAAAGATTACCTCGGGCGCGTTCCCGGCCGCGTCTATTCCGTGGGCCGCCTCGACTTCGCGACGAGCGGGGTGCTCCTGGCGACGAACGATGGCGATTTCTCCGACGCTCTTTTGCATCCACGCAAGTCGGTGCCGAAGACGTACGTGGTGAAGGTCGTCGGCGAGATGCAGGAGAAGGATCTCGAGCGCTGGGCCCAAGGCGTGCGCCTCGACGATGGCATGACGCGCCCGGCCGATCTGGTGTTCCACCGTCACGAGGACGGAAAGACGTGGTTCGAGCTGACCATCCGCGAGGGCCGCAACCAGCAAATCCGCCGCATGGGCGAGGCGACCGGCTTTCCCGTGATGCGCCTCGCGCGCATCTCGTTCGCGGGCATCAGCAGCGAGAACCTCCGCCCGGGTGACTTCCGGCATTTGACCCGCGACGAGCTCATGGATCTGCGCAAGGAATACGGCGTTCCCAAGAAGCTCCCCACGCTCCCCACCGCCGTCCTCGAGAGCCGCACCAAGCGCCCCGCGCGCGCCCCCACCACCGATCGCCACGGCCGCGCCGAGTCTCGGAACGAGACCCACGACGGCCGCAAGGCCGGAGTGTCACGCGCCCCGCGCCCCGAGCGCCCGCAACGCGCCTCCCGCCCCCACGATCGCGAAGAGCGCCCCACGCGAGCCTCCCGTTCGCCCGACGGCTCCCACATCCGCGAAGCCATCGACCGCACCTTCGAGAAGCCGTCCCGCCGCCCCACCACCGAGCGCCGTCCCTCGAGCGACCGCGCCCCGCGCGAGCGCCCGTTCAACGACCGCGCCGCAAGGGAGCGCCCGACGAACGAGCGCGCGTCACGCGAGCGCCCCGCAAGGGAGCGCCCCACCACCGAGCGCCGCCCCTCGAGCGACCGCGGCCCGCGCGAGCGCCCGTTCAACGACCGCGCCGCGAGAGAGCGCCCGACGAACGAGCGCGCGTCACGCGAGCGTCCTGGAAGGGAGCGCCCTTCCACCGAGCGCCGCCCCTCGAGCGAGCGCGCGTCGCGTGAGCGCCCGTTCAACGACCGCGCCGCGAGAGAGCGCCCGACGAACGAGCGCGCGTCACGCGAGCGTCCTGGAAGGGAGCGCCCTTCCACCGAGCGCCGCCCCTCGAGCGACCGCGCGTCGCGTGAGCGCCCCGCAAGCGACCGCACGTCACGCGAGCGCCGCCCCACCGACCGCACCTCGCGCGAGCGCCCCGCAAAAGAGCACCACCCGAAGGGCCGCCCGCCCATGGAGCGCCGGCATCCTGCCGGCGGTCCGCCGGCTTCCAGCCGGCCTTCCCCGGCGGAGCCCCGCCCCCGCCGCCCCCGCCGCTAGTTCCGCTGGGCGGCGATGGGTGGCACATCACGCTTATCGCAAAGTGGACCTTTTCGATGTCAGGCCGCGCTTCTACCCCTGCATCCGGAGGTCACGTTCGATGGCGAATCCCGTGCAGATTTCACGAGCCGCTGCGTTTCAATCTCTCCACGCGCCGGGTGAGTTCTTATCGATTCCCAACGCGTGGGACGCCGCGAGTGCCAAGATTTTCGAAGCCAGCGGCGCAAAGGCCATCGCGACCACGAGCTGCGCGGTCGCTTGGGCACTCGGCTTTGCGGACGGTGAGAAAATCTCACTCGATGCGCTGACCACCGTCGTTCGAGGCATCACGCGGTCGGTATCGATCCCGGTCTCCGTCGACTTCGAAAGAGGTTACGGCGAAACGCCAAACGACGTGGCCGCGTCGGTCACCCGCATCCTCGACGTCGGCGCCGTGGGCATCAACTTGGAAGACGGCTTCGGACCTGCCAACGAGCTGGGCGTACGCATCGCCGTCGCCCGTCGTGCGGCACTCCGTTTCGGCGTGCCCCTCTTCATCAACGCGCGCACCGACGTCGTGCTCCATCGGACGCGTCGGCCGGAGCAAGAGGTGGACGAGATCCTGGCGCGCGCCAAAATCTATCAAGATGCCGGGGCCGATGGATTGTTCGTACCGGGTCTCTCCAACCCGGACCACATCGAAGCCGTCGCGCGCGGCACGTCCCTTCCGCTCAATCTGTTCGCCGCCCTTCCCAAGCTCCCTCCCGTTGCGGAGCTTCGCCGTCTCGGTGTGCGGCGGTTGACCACGGCCGGGCGCTTCGCGGAAGTCGCGTTCGATGCCGCCCGCCGCGCATGCATCGAATTTCTCGAATCAGGAACGTATTCCGCGTTCGAGCGTTGCGAACTGAACTACCACGTGATGAACGGCTTCTTTGCCAAGCCATGAGCCCCGCGGCCACCTCTAGGTTGCACCGCCAATGAAGCGCGCCATCGCTTCCAGCGTCGTGTCCCTCTGATCCCGGTGTGGACTATGTCCGCACTCGTCGAGCACGCGACGCGTGACCGGCCCTTTCACCTGGCGCTCGATGGCGTCCAATTGAGCCAGCGTCCCATATTCGTCGTTTGCGCCCTGGAGCAACAACACCGGTACTTCGATGTTCGGCAAGACCGCCTCGATGTTCCACTTGCGGAACTCCGGATCGAGCCATGCTCGGTTCCAGCCCCAAAAGGCCCCGTCGACGTTGTCTCCGTGATGCTTCATGAGCCGCTCGCGCAGATCGCTCTCTTCGTACTGCGTTCGCGCTTCCGTGATGCTGCGCACCGAGACGTCTTCGCAAAAGACGTGCGGCGCCTCCAAGATCAACCCCACCACCCGGCCCCGGGCCTGCTCGCTCGCGGCGTGCAGCAAGGCAATGGAGCCGCCGTCGCTATGGCCCACCAAAATGGCTTTCTCGATCTGACAGGCGTCGAGCACTTCGGGCAGCACCGCCGCCTCGTCGTGCATGTACGTCAGCGGTCGCGGAAGGGCCACCGGATCCGAGCCGCCGTAGCCCCAACGGCTGTACACCACGCTGTCGCGCGCCGTGCGCCGTGCCAGGGCCTCCGGGAAGTCCCGCCAGAGCGAGATGCTCCCGAGCCCCTCGTGCAAAAACACGAGCACCGGCTGATCGCCGGAACCCAGGGCGTGCCGCTCGACCTCGAGCCGATGCCCGCCCGCAACGATGGTGCTTCGCTTGGCCCGCAAACGGAATCGCTGGATCTTTCCCGTCGCGGTCTTCGGCAAATCGGCGAGAAACTCCACCCAGCGCGGATACTTGTAAGGTGCAAGTTTGCTCTTCACGAAGTCCTTCAGTGCGTTCTCCAGCGCCTCGCTGGCTGCATGCCCCTCGCGGAGCACCACGTACGCCTTGGGCTTCACCAACCGGTCCCCATCCGTATGCCCGACCACCGCCGCCTCGAGCACCGCCTCGTGCTGCGCCAGCGCCGATTCCACCTCGAAGGGTGACACCCAGATGCCGCCCACCTTGAGCATGTCGTCCGAGCGCCCGAGGTACGTGAAATAGCCCTCGGCATCGTGCACGTAGCGGTCGCCCGTGCGCGTCCAAGGCCCCTGAAACGTCGCCATGCTCGGATCGCGCTGGTTCCAATACGCCGTCGCCGCCGACGGCGCCTTCACCCAGAGCGAGCCTTCCTCTCCCGCGGGCACGGGCCGCCCGTCGTCGTCGAGCAGCTTGATCTCGTAGCCCGGCACCGGCTTGCCTGATGTTCCGTAGCGAACGTCGCCGGGGCGATTCGATAGAAAAATATGCAAAAGCTCCGTCGTCCCGATGCCGTCGAGGATGTCCGTCCCCATGCGCTCGCGCCATGCTTCGCCGACGTGCTTCGGCAATGCCTCACCCGCGGACACGCAGATGCGCAGCGCACGCGACGCCACCGCGCGCGTGATCCCTCCCTGGGTCGTGTCGGCGAGCATCGCCGCGAACAACGTGGGCACACCGCAGAAGATGGTCGGCTGGTGCTCGCGCAAGGTGCGCAGGACCGAGGCGGGCGTGGGCCGCTCGGCCATGAGGATCGCCGTGGCGCCGACCGAAAGAGGGAAGGTGAGCGCATTGCCCAGGCCATAGGCAAAAAAGAGCTTCGCCGCGGAGAAGACGACATCGTCCTCGCGAATGCCCAGTACCCCTTGGGCATAGAGCTTCGCCGTCCGCATCAAGTGTGCGTGCAGGTGCATGGCCGCTTTGGCGGCGCCGGTGGAGCCCGAGGAATAGAGCCAGAATGCGACGTCGTCCGGCGTCGTCGGGAAAGCCTCGAGCTCGTCCGATGCGG encodes:
- a CDS encoding pseudouridine synthase; amino-acid sequence: MATYRLQKILARGGLASRRKAEELISAGRVRVNGRIVTELGAQADPIQDKIEVDGKRVIAEPLVYVVLHKPRGVVSTMSDPEGRPTVKDYLGRVPGRVYSVGRLDFATSGVLLATNDGDFSDALLHPRKSVPKTYVVKVVGEMQEKDLERWAQGVRLDDGMTRPADLVFHRHEDGKTWFELTIREGRNQQIRRMGEATGFPVMRLARISFAGISSENLRPGDFRHLTRDELMDLRKEYGVPKKLPTLPTAVLESRTKRPARAPTTDRHGRAESRNETHDGRKAGVSRAPRPERPQRASRPHDREERPTRASRSPDGSHIREAIDRTFEKPSRRPTTERRPSSDRAPRERPFNDRAARERPTNERASRERPARERPTTERRPSSDRGPRERPFNDRAARERPTNERASRERPGRERPSTERRPSSERASRERPFNDRAARERPTNERASRERPGRERPSTERRPSSDRASRERPASDRTSRERRPTDRTSRERPAKEHHPKGRPPMERRHPAGGPPASSRPSPAEPRPRRPRR
- a CDS encoding isocitrate lyase/phosphoenolpyruvate mutase family protein, with the translated sequence MQISRAAAFQSLHAPGEFLSIPNAWDAASAKIFEASGAKAIATTSCAVAWALGFADGEKISLDALTTVVRGITRSVSIPVSVDFERGYGETPNDVAASVTRILDVGAVGINLEDGFGPANELGVRIAVARRAALRFGVPLFINARTDVVLHRTRRPEQEVDEILARAKIYQDAGADGLFVPGLSNPDHIEAVARGTSLPLNLFAALPKLPPVAELRRLGVRRLTTAGRFAEVAFDAARRACIEFLESGTYSAFERCELNYHVMNGFFAKP
- a CDS encoding benzoate-CoA ligase family protein yields the protein MLSSMGVPAIEFPRQYNAAVDLVDRHLAEGRRERIAFRDEHGALTYGELAREVNRAGNALLALGIEPEQRVMLLLQDTTDFPVVFLGALKAGIVPIPVNTLLTPADYEHMLIDSRARGLVVSESLLPKVEVAMARAPRLRHVLVSRAPEGNLRHERLDAHLAAASDELEAFPTTPDDVAFWLYSSGSTGAAKAAMHLHAHLMRTAKLYAQGVLGIREDDVVFSAAKLFFAYGLGNALTFPLSVGATAILMAERPTPASVLRTLREHQPTIFCGVPTLFAAMLADTTQGGITRAVASRALRICVSAGEALPKHVGEAWRERMGTDILDGIGTTELLHIFLSNRPGDVRYGTSGKPVPGYEIKLLDDDGRPVPAGEEGSLWVKAPSAATAYWNQRDPSMATFQGPWTRTGDRYVHDAEGYFTYLGRSDDMLKVGGIWVSPFEVESALAQHEAVLEAAVVGHTDGDRLVKPKAYVVLREGHAASEALENALKDFVKSKLAPYKYPRWVEFLADLPKTATGKIQRFRLRAKRSTIVAGGHRLEVERHALGSGDQPVLVFLHEGLGSISLWRDFPEALARRTARDSVVYSRWGYGGSDPVALPRPLTYMHDEAAVLPEVLDACQIEKAILVGHSDGGSIALLHAASEQARGRVVGLILEAPHVFCEDVSVRSITEARTQYEESDLRERLMKHHGDNVDGAFWGWNRAWLDPEFRKWNIEAVLPNIEVPVLLLQGANDEYGTLAQLDAIERQVKGPVTRRVLDECGHSPHRDQRDTTLEAMARFIGGAT